GACAAGTCACAGAACTGTGAGGTCCTAGCAGACGAATTAGGAGGTCAGAGATTATGAAGGCAGGTAGCTCCATCTCCAAACACACCTCAGGCTGCCTCCCTGAGGAAACTACAATCTAGACATTTTCTCTATGTTTGATTTTTTTGGGGACCTTGTTATGGCACACAGGATTGTTCTAGTCCAGCACTCCTGGACCAGTGAGAGGGGGGGCTGCTTCACATCAACAGCCCCCAATCCACGGCATGTATAGAAGGTTTTCTCTCTTGATATTCAcagtataaaataaaaatacaaacaacaTGAACGGAAGAAGTTAAAATGACAAAaagtacaatcattttaaaaaataataataagatgtGTAGGATGTCTGTGAAGGCCTGGGGAGAGAAGCTGATCTGGACACAGTAGATCTACACAGTCTCTAACCTTGCCTTACACAGGGCAATGGGGGGGCAGTGGGTAGAGTTTACAAAAGACACTTAAGAAAAACCTCAAGAAGAATGTGATGAAAGTTGCTTCTTCTGATTTAAACATGGTAGTAAGAGCTTTCATCCTGAATCCCAGCTGAGCTAGGGCAACGTTGCTGGTTGTTTTCCTGCTGTGTGGCAGCGCGACTGGTGTACTGATGACACTGTAGGTTTTGCGTCTGAAGGTGACGCTGAGATTAGGGGACACAGACGGTGATTGATTCAACATGCTGAGGTAGACTGGCTGAACACACAGGCAGAACACCTGAACACAAAGGCagaacacctgaacacacaggcAGAACACCTGAGGTTCTTTCTCAACCCGCTAGACTCCTCTCAAATTCTACTTTAAACAAGACTATTATTTACCTCTGACTAAAACTCCAACCAGatttaaaataaaaagattTCGATTCCTAACATTATATACTGAACAAATCTGTATGTGGGTATATTCTTGCTTTCTTCAATATTCTAAGAGATCTTTCCAAAATGACAGTATATAATATTAAAGGAAGGAAAATTGAGTACCATTCTTACTGTGTCTTCTTACTGTGCATTAGAATGATCTAAAGATGATCCTGAATAATCTTAACTATAAAGACAGGCATGGTGATTTAACTAGACCACAGCTTCAAGGACCAGCCAGTGAAAACTTGAAATCACATGACCAGAACAGCCTCCTCCCCCTAGCAATAGACCATAGCAACAGAACTTCACCTCTAACCTTAATTTGATAGGGCCTAATAGCCCTGTACCTTGTAGAGATGTGATGTATGGGTAAAGGTTAGGGTATCTACCTTGTAGAGCTGTGATGTATGGGTAAAGGTTAGGGTATCTACCTTGTAGAGATGTGACACTCTACCTGCCACACACGGCCCCGGCCAGATGCACAGAGCGCTGACCGATGTGTGTTATATCTGGGgttagaaaaataaaaaaatcttacCAGAAATGCTTCTGACGAAAGCAATACATATTCGAAACTATGTACAAAAACATCCATAttctatatattatatataaaatattgatacaaaaacaatattccatatatattatatattatataatatatattcgtTGAGAACTAAAACATATCAAAGCAGCAGCTATTGGTCAGTCTGATGAACTGTTTAGTCCAACTTTTAACTGTTTAAATACCCTTCAGCCataggacacagagagaaaactgAAGAAAGGATCAACAAAATAAAAGCAAATAAATTAAAACTGTTCACCAAACACCAAATTAATCTGTGTGAGAAGTTTGGAATTCTGCAGAACCACAAAATAAAAGGTTTCCTCTACAAATAGATGTTAGTACTTGAAGAAACATCCGAGAGCTCTGAAATGTCAAAGCCATTGTTTAGAGGACACATACGTTTTTGAGACATTTCTGAGTTCATAGGCCACAGGTAAGAAGGCCACAGGTAAGAAGGCCACAGGTAAGAAGGGTTAAGGTTAGAAGGGGGTTAGTTTagtagaggaagggaggagtagaggaagggaggagtagaggaagggagggaaggaagagaggagtagaggaagggaggagtagaggaagggagggaagggaggagtagaggaagggagggaagagaggaaaggaggaaagagaggagtagaggaagggaggagtagaggaaggaagggaagagaggaaaggagggaagagaggagtagaggaagggaggagtagaggaaaggagggaagagaggagtagaggaagggaggagtagaggaagggagggaagagaggagtagaggaagggaggagtagaggaagggagggaagagaggaaaggagggaagagatgagtagaggaagggaggagtagaggaaaggagggaagagaggagtagaggaaaggagggaagagaggagtagaggaaggAAAGGAGTCTGTGTGTAGGTTTGAGGCAAAAGCGGCCTTCAGGTTCACGCCAGTTTATGTTCACAGTTTTATCGCATTTTCTTCCTCAGTCTTGAAAACATTTAGATGTAGATCCAGTCCTGATCTGGAACAGTCTCTACAGACACCAGACCTGACCAGCTTCCTGCGGTGCGGCTGCCTGACCCTAATCCTGACCCTGAGCTCCACAGCCACAGCACACTGACCCATCCGTCCTGAGATCCCTGAACACTGGGCTTCTGACTACATAATAAAATACTAATCATCAGAAAACCAGGGGAACCCAGGGGTGTGGAAGGATATGtgtgctgaggtgtgtgtggggagtggtgtgtggaggggtgtgtgtgtgtgtgtgtgtgcacaatgtcGGTGAACGGGGTCAGGAGGTGTTAGGAAGGGCTGGATCGAGGCAAAGATAAGATCCGTCCGTTTTTCTTGCCCCCATTCATGTGAGTGTAGGAGATATGTTCCTCGTAGTGTCCCCCCCCCAGGGACCCCGAGGGGCCCGTGTCCCGATCCTCCCTCTGACCGTAGGAGGACGGGTCCAGAGGGATGCTCTCCATGTTCTCCAGGTCCAGGTCAAAGTCTTCACTCTCCGGAGCCTTGTTGTCATCACTGTAAAAGAATGACATCTCCCTGAAGGATGGGTGCATCTCCTCCTTGAACATCTCGATGATGTCCTGGAAGGACGGACGCATCTTGGGGTTGTACTGCCAGCACATCTGCATGAGGCtgtgcctggaggaggagagacggaggtgaggatgatgggaggagagaggggggtgaggaggatgggaggagagagtggggtgaggatgatgggaggagagaggggggtgaggaggatgggaggagagaggggggtgaggaagatgggaggagagaggggggtgaggatgatgggaggaaagaggggggtgaggaggatgggaggagagagggggttgaggaggatgggaggagagagggggtgaggaggatgggaggagagaggggggtgaggaggatgggaggagagaggggggtgaggaggatgggaggagagaggggggtgaggaggatgggaggagagaggggggtgaggaggatgggaggagagagggggtgaggatgatgggaggagagaggggggtgaggaggatgggaggagagagggggtgaggaggatgggaggagagaagggggtgaggaggatgggaggagagaggggggtgaggaggatgggaggagagaggggggtgaggatgatgggaggagagaagggggtgaggaggatgggaggagagagggggtgaggaggatgggaggagagagggggtgaagatgatgggaggagagagggggtgaggaggttgggaggagagaggggggtgaggaggatgggaggagagagggggtgaggaggatgggaggagagagggggtgaggaggatgggaggagagagggggtgaggatgatgggaggaaagaggggggtgaggaggatgggaggagagaggggggtgaggatgatgggaggagagaggggggtgaggatgatgggaggaaagaggggggtgaggaggatgggaggagagagggggtgaggaggatgggaggagagagggggtgaggaggatgggaggagagacagagaaaggtagtgtgtgtgtgtgaagtgtgtgtgtgtactcacatcCTCTCCTCACAGTTCTCCGGGCGATCAAGGTAGCCTCCATCCATAACGAACTTGAGCACCTGCTCGTTGGACAGGCCCTGGTAAGGCTGCTCTGCTAGAGTGCTGATCtcccacagcaccacaccaaaCGACCTGCACACACATCAACAAGGTCTTGTATATGTGtatttcaggtgtgtgtgtgtctttgtatcttaggcgcgtgttgtgtgtgtctcaccagcagTCAGAGTGGGCGGTGAACACCCCGTCCTTCAGAGACTCTGGGGCCATCCACCTAACAGGCAGCAGCCCCTTCCCACCCTTACGGTAGTAGTCTGTCTCATAGATATCTCTGGTCATGCCAAagtctgtgtacacacacacacacacatcattataAAACAGCTAGAGCAGAAATACAGTTTGGGAATCTTAGAGACTCCAATTCAAATTTGTAACATTCCACGATAAAGACAATATATTGTCATAGCAACAACATGCATAGCTGTCATGAAAATTGACTCAAGGAGAGGGGTTTAGGTTTAGGAATAGTTGCTTCTGTTcgtatttacgttccgttgcacagtttaggaggttacaacgtttttgtggcaaaaaagtgcattctgtcaATGAAGGGTACTCACTAGCctacgtcactacgtcagcacacgttagctaCGATGCATGGATACaaggtgatagagacgttctagcacgcaagttggagcttggattatgaatgAAAAGTACCTCCCCCAAAAactcccaaccatttggctttgttgagaaagcgatttcgagtggaactgcaatctcggatttttgattagGGTCGTGAaggtctttgtaatttgagcgagtgcggttcgcccgtgagaccgcctagtcttttaggcggcagccatgctagaaagcgtcatagtagtattttcttaTAGTTCCATTTTACATGAAAaaccagaaagagggaaatgttatgacgatatgactaatgtgaagacagccaggtggtgagattttaatgtaggttgctgtaaaaactttgatttgtttgctacgtgagagccccgtcagcttccatggacgattgcggcagctgttgtcgatctgcgtctgatgaatgttttcttaatttcgtaccagggtcaattctacatctaaatggAGAGCagagttttaaagatatggcgattgcaaagacagccagcgggtcagcatatttttgtgatttgtgtaaaacttggaatttgagtgagaccgcgtcttgttttgacgttaaccTCAGAGTCACaaactcggctcgcccactggcagtgtgtagtagtaggctactgtactgtcttcaatgctaCAGCTATGgcaaaactttattatgtcaaaagaaacgttctcatttccggcgcttcaaacaatcagtgaagtgtggctagcaacagcagctagcttgcctctagcaagctgcttttgaattagccatgtccccctaaattaatatctaACTTATTtgcgttttggggggcttattttcagttagcagacggtactgtttgaatcgcaattcaatcTGTAATACTGctagtgacaacgttgttaaagtagcttgtttcaaagggtgttcggttgtttcaaagggtgttcttaatgaattatgctatatgagtaggctaaatgcttgaaaatatcactagaggggaaaacggacccaactgcaaccgacgcaaacaagcacaccctacaatttccccagaaatggtaccctctctagtttatagTGATTTATTATCCCACGGAAAAGAGGTGAAATACGAAGTAACATTTCTTAATTGAGCCACACACTCCCCTCGTTTTATTTAGCACGATTTAGCACGTGTTCCCAGTTTCTGAATTCACACTCAACCAAAATAGGCAAAGAAAGGGGAATTTTTATATAGGGTTGTTAAGTTAATAGGGTTTATTTAGTGCAGGGTTAGTGCAGGGTTAGTTCAGGGTTAGTGCAGGGTTAGTGCAGGGTTAGTTCAGGGTTAGTGCAGGGTTAGTGCAGGGCTAGGGCAGGGTTAGTGCAGGGTtagttcagggttagggttagtgcagggttagggttagtgcagGGTTAGTGCAGGGTTAGTTCAGGGTTAGTGCAGGGTTATTGCAGAGTTAGGGCAGGGTTAGTGCAGGGTTAGTGCAGGGTTAAGGTTAGTGCAGGGTtagtgcagggttagggttagtgcagGGTTAGTTCAGGGTTAGTGCAGGGTTAGTGCAGGGTTATTGCAGGGTTAGGGCAGGGTTAGTGCAGGGTTAGTTCAGGGTTAGTGTGCCTCGTACCTCCAATCTTCACGGTGTAGTCCTCGGCCACCATGCAATTCCTGGCCGCCAGGTCTCGGTGAACGAACTTGTTGGCGTTGAGGTAGGCCATGCCATCGGCTATCTCTCCAGCCATCTGGGTCATCTcccccagggagggaggggggcggccaGGGTTGTTCTGGGAAGAGCACAGGTCCATAGTTACACCtggataaccctaaccctggagcaCAGGGACcgaggctgtgtgtgcgtgtattggttggtgtgcgtgcatgtgtgtgttgtacctCAGAGTCAGGTCGGAGACAACGCAGATAGCTCTTCAGGTCTCCGTGAGTCATAAGTTCCATGACGACCAGGGTGGGCTGGCCCTTAGAGACCACGCCCAGCAGACGCACctgggggggaggttagggttagcactgCGTTGCCACATGCCCACCACACATGTCCCTTGGTGTCTAACAGGGAACAGAAGACTCGTTGTGATGGAGGTAGTTGGAGTGGTCTTACCACATGGTGGCAGCTAAATGCCTTCATGACGGACGCCTCATTGAGGAACTCAATCCTCTCCCGCAGGCTGGCTGATTCGTTCACCGTCTTGACCGCCACGCGCGTCTCCCCCTCGCCCTTGATGATGTCTTTGGCCAGGCCCTCGTACACCATGCCGAACGAGCCCTGCCCCAGTTCACGTAGTACCGTCATCTTCTCCCTCGCTACCTCCCACTCGTCCGGAACatacactggacacacacacagggagtgtgtgagagggagtgtgtggggaggagtgtgtgaggtgtgagatGAGTAGCTGCTCACCATCGTTGGCACTGAGGTACTCAGGGTTGGAGGAGGCGATGAGAGGTCCAGTAGGTCCTTCTGTttgtctggacacacacacacacagtcagataacatctcagctacctcAGTCCAGGTCCAGCAGATCCTGTAGTCAGGTTCTTTTGAGATAATGGGTCACATGACCTCCAGGATCACATGACCTCTTGGATCACATGGTCTCCTTACTTCTTTTTGAAGACGTAGAACACTCCACCTCCCACAAACATCAGCAGAATGATGCAGATTACTGGGCCAATCACAATCTTCCATGGACTTGTGTCCTCTACAAAAACAGATCAGCCACTGGTTAACGAGCGCCAGCCTCGGTGATCAGTCCAGAGGCTGTATGTGTATGTTCTGTAAACAGTGTGTGGCCAAACTCACTGTCAGCCATGAAGAAGAAGGCGGGCTGGGACCAGGAGCCGTTCCCAGCCAGCGACGTGGCGCGGATCCTCACCGTGTAGTTCCCAGGATGCACCACTCTCACCTTGCAACCACCCAGCCGGGCATACGTCAGCCTCGACACGCAGTGTTTGGTCTCCTGGAAACactcacacagttacacacccacacacagttacacacccacacacagttacacacccacacacagttacacacccacacacagttacacacacagtcccagaccatCAAAGCAAGTCTTGCGgcagacccccacacacacaactccttcCCAcccagacctacacacacagagcagaagcTGAGAGGTCAAAGGTGTGAGGGGTACTGACTTCCTGGTCGCCGAGTCTCTTGTAGTGCAGCTCGTAAAGGATGATCATCCCATTGGGTGACTGTGGCTCCTCCCACTTGATGTAAACAGAGTCTGGTTGGTCAGCCAAAATCTCATGGGTTACCGGGCCAACCATGTCATCCGCTTTATCTGAAAAACAAAGagtaagagagggaaggaaggagggaggagaggaatagagagaaggagggatggacagaggagaaggagaagtagAGGACATCTTTAGTGAGTTCCATATTCTGTTTCGGAGTGTGTTGTACTAGTGTGTTGTTGTATGTtatactagtgtgtgtgttggtgtgtgttttactagtgtgtgtgtgtgtgtgcagctcacCCTCTGGCAGTGTGCGTGCGCTGACGTAGGTGGGCATGCTGCAGCGCATGTTGTCGGAGGGGTGGTTGCAGGCGTGGATCTCGATCTTGTAGCTTGTGAAGTGGCGCAGGTTGGGGATGGCGCCCGACTCCCGGGGGAAGGTGAACATGAGCTTGATGCCCTCACCAGGGCGGGGCGTGGTCGAGGCGATCGGAGGGCTGGGGGGCGTGgtcagagggtgggggggtgtggtcaGAGCTAGGGTGCCGTTGGCCACGCCCACAGAACGACGGCGGCGAGATGGCctgagaaaggaagaggagtttaacccacacacacatacacacacatatatacacacatacatatacaccccCCCATACCTGATCTCAAACACCTCGTTGTGGAGATAGTCCTCGAAGGTCTTGCGGTACTCGGTCTCCTCCGCCTCTCTTTTCAGCTGGATCTCCGTCTTGGGGCAGGAGCAGCAGCGtgccccgccccccacctcctcaGTCTGGTTCCACCTCCGCTCTTCCTCACTGTCCATGTGGGTGGGGGTCCGAGAGGGCAGCTTCATACCTgcagaacacacatacacacaaagacacacacacagacaaacagtcacacacacacagagacacacacagtgtgataGCGATACAGTGTGTAatggactccccccccccccccccctcctccagcttctggcAGTAGtcaaac
Above is a genomic segment from Hypomesus transpacificus isolate Combined female chromosome 16, fHypTra1, whole genome shotgun sequence containing:
- the LOC124478468 gene encoding insulin receptor-like isoform X1; translation: MRWVTSAFVLVPFIALVCQYGPTDGEICPSKDIRNNVTNLQTLENCTIIEGHLKILLMFKTKPEDFRGVSFPRLRVVTDYLLLFRVYGLETLQDLFPNLTVIRGHNLFFNYALVMFEMLQLREVGLSSLMNITRGAVRVEKNPDLCYLSTLDWSKILDSVEDNYIMANKNERECGDVCPGAVEGKSTCLQTTINGQFVYCCWNQHHCQKLCPPNCKNRACTPQGQCCHEQCLGGCSQEGNTSSCVSCRNLQHGPSCVDTCPPGHYVYKGWRCISHAFCQELHDQCKQSKNPDCHEYVIHNGACIPECPSGYTTMNSTTLMCSPCAGLCPKLCTGDKVVDSVTAAQALRGCTVLNGSMSIKIRGGNNIAAELEANLGQLEEITGHLTVRRAYALVSLSFLRNLRLIRGEKLESEHFAFYALDNQNLRQLWDWSSHNLTILHGRTFLHYNSKLCMSEIRTMEEVTGAQQRNQKNDISLRTNGDQASCENQVLNFTMVKTSSDKIMVRWQPFWPMDYRDLLGFMVLYKEAPYDNVTEFAGQDACGSNSWVIADVDPPPRAADNKEQLEPGLLIHPLKPWTQYAVMVKTQLSASDEHQERGAKSRILYVRTDATKPSVPLDPISFSNSSSHLILKWKPPADANGNITHYLVFCQQQPEDSDLYKFDYCQKGMKLPSRTPTHMDSEEERRWNQTEEVGGGARCCSCPKTEIQLKREAEETEYRKTFEDYLHNEVFEIRYGGVYMYVCIYVCVCVCGLNSSSFLRPSRRRRSVGVANGTLALTTPPHPLTTPPSPPIASTTPRPGEGIKLMFTFPRESGAIPNLRHFTSYKIEIHACNHPSDNMRCSMPTYVSARTLPEDKADDMVGPVTHEILADQPDSVYIKWEEPQSPNGMIILYELHYKRLGDQEETKHCVSRLTYARLGGCKVRVVHPGNYTVRIRATSLAGNGSWSQPAFFFMADKDTSPWKIVIGPVICIILLMFVGGGVFYVFKKKQTEGPTGPLIASSNPEYLSANDVYVPDEWEVAREKMTVLRELGQGSFGMVYEGLAKDIIKGEGETRVAVKTVNESASLRERIEFLNEASVMKAFSCHHVVRLLGVVSKGQPTLVVMELMTHGDLKSYLRCLRPDSENNPGRPPPSLGEMTQMAGEIADGMAYLNANKFVHRDLAARNCMVAEDYTVKIGDFGMTRDIYETDYYRKGGKGLLPVRWMAPESLKDGVFTAHSDCWSFGVVLWEISTLAEQPYQGLSNEQVLKFVMDGGYLDRPENCEERMHSLMQMCWQYNPKMRPSFQDIIEMFKEEMHPSFREMSFFYSDDNKAPESEDFDLDLENMESIPLDPSSYGQREDRDTGPSGSLGGGHYEEHISYTHMNGGKKNGRILSLPRSSPS
- the LOC124478468 gene encoding insulin receptor-like isoform X2, which encodes MRWVTSAFVLVPFIALVCQYGPTDGEICPSKDIRNNVTNLQTLENCTIIEGHLKILLMFKTKPEDFRGVSFPRLRVVTDYLLLFRVYGLETLQDLFPNLTVIRGHNLFFNYALVMFEMLQLREVGLSSLMNITRGAVRVEKNPDLCYLSTLDWSKILDSVEDNYIMANKNERECGDVCPGAVEGKSTCLQTTINGQFVYCCWNQHHCQKLCPPNCKNRACTPQGQCCHEQCLGGCSQEGNTSSCVSCRNLQHGPSCVDTCPPGHYVYKGWRCISHAFCQELHDQCKQSKNPDCHEYVIHNGACIPECPSGYTTMNSTTLMCSPCAGLCPKLCTGDKVVDSVTAAQALRGCTVLNGSMSIKIRGGNNIAAELEANLGQLEEITGHLTVRRAYALVSLSFLRNLRLIRGEKLESEHFAFYALDNQNLRQLWDWSSHNLTILHGRTFLHYNSKLCMSEIRTMEEVTGAQQRNQKNDISLRTNGDQASCENQVLNFTMVKTSSDKIMVRWQPFWPMDYRDLLGFMVLYKEAPYDNVTEFAGQDACGSNSWVIADVDPPPRAADNKEQLEPGLLIHPLKPWTQYAVMVKTQLSASDEHQERGAKSRILYVRTDATKPSVPLDPISFSNSSSHLILKWKPPADANGNITHYLVFCQQQPEDSDLYKFDYCQKGMKLPSRTPTHMDSEEERRWNQTEEVGGGARCCSCPKTEIQLKREAEETEYRKTFEDYLHNEVFEIRPSRRRRSVGVANGTLALTTPPHPLTTPPSPPIASTTPRPGEGIKLMFTFPRESGAIPNLRHFTSYKIEIHACNHPSDNMRCSMPTYVSARTLPEDKADDMVGPVTHEILADQPDSVYIKWEEPQSPNGMIILYELHYKRLGDQEETKHCVSRLTYARLGGCKVRVVHPGNYTVRIRATSLAGNGSWSQPAFFFMADKDTSPWKIVIGPVICIILLMFVGGGVFYVFKKKQTEGPTGPLIASSNPEYLSANDVYVPDEWEVAREKMTVLRELGQGSFGMVYEGLAKDIIKGEGETRVAVKTVNESASLRERIEFLNEASVMKAFSCHHVVRLLGVVSKGQPTLVVMELMTHGDLKSYLRCLRPDSENNPGRPPPSLGEMTQMAGEIADGMAYLNANKFVHRDLAARNCMVAEDYTVKIGDFGMTRDIYETDYYRKGGKGLLPVRWMAPESLKDGVFTAHSDCWSFGVVLWEISTLAEQPYQGLSNEQVLKFVMDGGYLDRPENCEERMHSLMQMCWQYNPKMRPSFQDIIEMFKEEMHPSFREMSFFYSDDNKAPESEDFDLDLENMESIPLDPSSYGQREDRDTGPSGSLGGGHYEEHISYTHMNGGKKNGRILSLPRSSPS